A genomic window from Lotus japonicus ecotype B-129 chromosome 1, LjGifu_v1.2 includes:
- the LOC130733625 gene encoding laccase-4-like, whose amino-acid sequence MKLRLLAIFLVALSFPLFVHSLVRHYKFRVVLKNSTKLCSTKSFVTVNGKFPGPTLYAREDDTVIVKVNNHVKYNITIHWHGIKQLQTGWSDGPAYVTQCPIQPGQSYVYNFTLTGQRGTLLWHAHITWLRATMHGAIVILPKRGIPYPFPKPDKEKIIILGEWWKSDVEAVVNEATNSGLPPNISDAHTINGHPGPVPSCTSHGYTLHVESGKTYLLRIINAALNDELFFKIAGHNLKVVEADASYVKPFEIETIFLSPGQTTNAILTANQGVGKYLIAVTPFMDAPTIGFDNMTSIATLRYKGTPPYPKTILTTIPPLNATPVTTSFTDSLRSLNSNSYPAKVPLTIDHSLFFAITVGINPCATCANGIKLASAINNLTFLLPTISLLQAHYYNIKGVFTDDFPAYPPIIFNYTGTQPDNLQTNNGTKLYRLNFNSTVQIVLQGTAMIAPENHPFHLHGYNFFVVGQGLGNFDPEKDPSRFNLVDPVERNTLSVPNGGWIAIRFRADNPGVWFLHCHLEVHTTWGLKMAFVVDNGRGPNESLLPPPKDLPKC is encoded by the exons GTGGTTTTGAAGAACAGCACAAAGCTTTGCTCCACAAAATCTTTTGTCACAGTCAATGGAAAATTCCCAGGGCCAACTCTCTATGCAAGGGAGGATGATACTGTTATAGTGAAGGTCAATAACCATGTTAAATACAATATTACCATCCACTG GCATGGAATCAAACAGCTTCAAACTGGTTGGTCTGATGGACCAGCATATGTCACACAATGCCCAATTCAGCCAGGGCAGAGCTATGTCTACAACTTTACCCTCACAGGTCAAAGAGGGACACTTCTCTGGCATGCACATATCACTTGGCTAAGGGCCACTATGCATGGTGCCATTGTCATTTTGCCTAAAAGAGGCATTCCTTATCCATTTCCTAAACCTGACAAAGAAAAGATAATCATTCTAG GTGAATGGTGGAAATCAGATGTTGAAGCTGTGGTCAATGAGGCCACAAATTCTGGTCTGCCACCAAACATATCAGATGCACATACCATCAATGGTCATCCAGGACCTGTTCCCAGTTGCACTTCTCATG GTTACACTTTGCATGTTGAAAGTGGCAAGACCTATTTGCTGCGCATTATAAACGCAGCTTTGAACGATGAGCTATTCTTCAAAATCGCTGGGCATAACCTGAAAGTAGTTGAAGCCGATGCATCTTATGTCAAGCCTTTCGAGATTGAAACAATATTCCTGAGCCCAGGACAAACCACAAATGCCATTTTAACTGCTAACCAAGGTGTTGGCAAGTACTTAATAGCAGTTACTCCATTCATGGATGCCCCTACTATTGGCTTTGACAACATGACTTCAATTGCTACGCTTCGCTACAAAGGCACACCACCTTATCCTAAAACAATTCTAACCACCATTCCTCCACTGAATGCAACTCCAGTAACAACTTCTTTCACTGATTCTCTTAGAAGCCTTAATTCAAACAGCTACCCTGCAAAAGTTCCATTAACCATTGACCACTCTCTTTTCTTTGCCATAACTGTTGGGATTAACCCTTGTGCTACATGTGCCAATGGGATCAAGCTTGCTTCTGCTATTAATAACCTCACCTTTTTGTTACCTACAATTTCACTTCTTCAAGCACATTACTACAACATCAAGGGTGTTTTCACAGATGATTTCCCTGCATACCCACCCATTATTTTCAACTACACTGGTACTCAACCTGATAATCTCCAGACCAATAATGGCACAAAACTCTACAGACTAAATTTCAATTCAACTGTTCAAATTGTTCTTCAGGGCACTGCAATGATAGCACCAGAAAATCATCCCTTTCATTTGCATGGGTACAATTTCTTTGTTGTTGGGCAGGGTCTAGGGAATTTTGACCCAGAAAAGGATCCATCAAGGTTTAATCTTGTTGACCCAGTTGAAAGAAACACATTGTCAGTGCCAAATGGTGGATGGATAGCAATCAGATTCAGAGCAGACAACCCAG GTGTTTGGTTCTTGCATTGCCACTTAGAAGTACACACCACATGGGGACTTAAGATGGCATTTGTGGTAGACAATGGGAGAGGCCCCAATGAGTCTCTGCTTCCACCTCCCAAGGACCTTCCAAAGTGCTAG